The following nucleotide sequence is from Nomia melanderi isolate GNS246 chromosome 10, iyNomMela1, whole genome shotgun sequence.
TGGTAGCCACAGACAACGGAACTCCGAAGCATTTCGCCAGAGCTTCCGTCCACGTGAAGCTGAAGGACTACAATGACAACGCTCCGGCGTTCGTCGACGATCGTTACGAAGCCACCGTGAACGAAGACGCCCTTCCGGGCACCGTGGTAGTTAAACTAGTCACGGTCGACAAGGATTCGGACATGAACACGCCGATCGAATTCTATATAACTTCCGGGGACTCGAGATCGCAGTTCCAGATTAGGTCCACCGGCGAGGTGTACGTGGCAAAAGCGTTGGACCGGGAGACTATCGATCGCTACGAGCTCGTAATCGTCGGCACCGACGGCAAATACGTCTTCAAAACGAGGGTTACCGTGCAGGTGCTCGATGTGAACGACAATCCGCCGTACTGCCTAAGATATCGTTACAGAGACATCCTCTCCGAGGGCTCGCATCCTGGCACCTATGTTCTGACCGTGTTAGCTACCGATTACGACGACGAGCCGAACGCCAAGCTGCGTTTCTATTTGACCGGTGACAACAACGACAAATTCTCGCTGGATAAGGAGACAGGCGTGCTGAAGACCATTGGCCAGCTCGATCGCGAGTCCCAAGCGAGGTACTCGCTGACCGCCCACGTCCAAGACAGAGACAAGCCGTCTTGGGAATGCTCCTCTCAGCTAGAGATCCTGATCTCCGACCTGAATGATAACGCGCCGAAATTCACCATGCGCGCGTACAGCGCCACGCTGCCGGAAGACGTCGAGGTGGGCACTTTGGTAACCAAGGTGCACGCCACGGACGATGACATCGGCATTAATCGAAAGATCAGATACGAGTTCATTGACTCCGCTGATGGCCACTTCCTCATCGCGCCCGACAGCGGCATTGTCACTCTCGGCAAACCGTTAGACAGAGAAACGAAGGCGATGTACAACGTGACCATCCAAGCATTAGATCAAGGCACGCCACAGCTGATCAACGTGACCACGCTGATCGTCAACGTGCAGGATATCAATGACAACCCGCCTGAATTCGCCTCGAAGGTATACTTCTCGAAAGTGCCTGAGATATACGCCGTTGGCACGGAAGTTGCGAGGGTCCTCGCTACATCGAAGGACACCGGCGTCAACGCTGACGTTTACTACTCGATCATCGGCGGAAACGAGCACAAGAAGTTCCAAATCGATGCTAGAACAGGCGTGATCACCATCGTCGAGCAGCTGGATTACGAGCGCGCCAAGGATTACTTTTTGACCATTCAAGCGGTGGACGGCGGGATACCGCCTTTGAGTAACCACGCGACGGTGAACATCACTGTGATCGATAGTAACGATAATGCGCCCATATTCAGCGAGGTCTCGTACAGGGCTACCGTGAGAGAGGACGCTAAGATTGGTGAAAGAGTTACGCAGGTTAGTCTCTATCCCATGACCTTGTTTTCCTGTTTCGACATTAAGAAGTTTTATGATTTCATTGGAAGATCATTATTGCAATTTAAAACACGTTtgcaatattttgatattaatcgTGTTCAGATCCTTTATAAAATCCTTGACTGTTTACGATGAATGCTCCAGGTACTCGCAAATGACTTGGACAGCGAAGAGAACGGAAACGTTTCGTACTTCATAGAACGAGGCGACAGGCAGAAGCAATTCTCGATCGATCAGAAGACAGGGCAAATTATTGTCGCCGCGCCATTGGATCGCGAGGAAGTGAGTACAGGCGACAATTTATGCAGTAACTTCTCGAGGGAACATTCTAAAATACATAAACATACTTTATTCTTTCCAGGTCGCGAGCTACGTGTTGGAAGTCCATGCTCGCGACAGCGGGCTACCGATGCTCTCCAGCTTCGTGATGGTGAACATCGAAGTTTTGGACGCCAACGATAACCCGCCGATGTTCTCCCTCTCGAATTACACAGCGGTGGTGCAAGAGGACAAAGCTTTGGGACACACTGTCCTGCATTTCGTTGTTACCGATGCCGACATCGAGCCAAACGCCGATCCGTACACCTTTGACTTCCGATCCGGAAACGAGGGCGACGCTTTCCGCTTGGAGCAAGACGGCACGCTGCGCACGGCCACTAAATTCAACAGTCGGGTGAAAGATAAATACGTGTTACACATACGCGTCTTCGACAACGGTAGTCCGCCCCTCTACTCCGACGCGTGGGTGGTGATCAAAGTGATCGAGGAGTCTCAATATCCACCTGTGATCACGCCACTCGAGATAGTCATCAATTCCTACATGGACGAGTATCCGGGCGGTATAATCGGAAAAGTCCACGCGACCGATCAGGACCAATACGACTCGCTACTGTACAGTTTAGTGCCAGCATCGCCTATACCGATGGACCTCTTCAAAATCGACAAAATCGACGGCACCCTGGTAGCGCTTCCTCGATTAGACGTCGGAGAATACAGGATGAACGTCAGCGTAACCGACGGCAAGTTCCATTCCTTCTCCGTGGTGAAAGTTAACGTGGACCTAGTGACAGAGAAGATGCTAGAGAACTCTGTGATCATTCGATTCAGAGAAGTCAGTCCCGAAGACTTCATCCTAAGCCACCGGAAGGGTTTCCTCAGAACCGTGCGTCACGTTATGTCCTGCAGACCGAAGGACATCGTCATCATTAGCGTTCAAGCATCCTCCGACGAAGCGAACCTGATTAAATCGAGAGCGATTCGCCAGGCAGTGCACAACGATCTGGACCTTCTGTTCGCGGTGAAGAAACCCGGGACCGGCATGGGGTCTCCAGGATTCTTCCCTTCGGAGAACATTCGCGAGTCTTTGAACCAACATATCAAGGAACTGGAAGGGTCCACGAAGCTCGTGGTCGAGGAGATCGTTAGATTCAAGTGCAACAAGGGCTACTGCGTCTACGGAGACTGTCAGGACAAGATCATTCTCAACCTGACGCAGATCACGCCCGTAGCCACCGACGTGATGAGCTTCGTGTCTCCTAGGCACAAGCATAAGATGGAGTGCAACTGCAAAGAGGGTTACGCGGGTAATCACTGCGAGATGGTAGTCAACGAGTGTGCCAGGGATCCTTGTCCACTGTTCAAGGTTTGCGTGCCGGACTCCTCCGTTCAAGGCTACTCTTGCCAGTGCCCGGAAGGTTTCGCCGGCCACACCTGCGACATAGACATCACCAAATGCCACGACGAATCCTGTTACATCCCGAGGAACTCGATATCCTTCAGCGGAAAGAGCTATGCTCGTTACAGGATCGACAAAACCTTGATTCGACAGACCATCGAAGACCGCCTCAGCCTGTCCCTGCGGATCAGAACGGTGCAATTGACTGGGAACCTTATGTACGCCGCTGGCAAAGTGGACTACAACATTCTCGAGGTTGTCAACGGGGTGGTGCAATACAGATTCGATCTGGGAAGCGGCGAGGGTCTGGTTCGGGTAAGTAGCGTGTACGTCAGCGATGGACAGTGGCACGAGATCCAGTTGGAGAGAGAAAGTAACAGCGCGAGGTTGACCGTGGATGGGAAGCACGTGGCTCACGGATCGGCTCCTGGCAACAACGACATCTTGAACCTCCAGTCGGATGATTTGTACTTGGGCGCGGAAGTCAGGCAACATCCAACGGTCCTGGGCTTCGAGGATGTTCAACGAGGTTTCATCGGCTGCATGGATGACGTCAGGATCGCCAGAGTATCGGTGCCTTTGCACATGAGCGGCGCGAGCAGCGTGGCCGTCCTGAAACGGTTCGCCAATGTGGAGTTCAGCTGCGACGCCGCCACTGTTCTACTCCCGCCAGGAATCTGCGGCTCCCAACCTTGCCAGAACGGTGGCACTTGCAAGGATTCCGGTGGCGACACTTACGAATGCCAGTGCCACAGTAGGTTCAGGGGTCAGGCTTGCGAAATTGACACCGATCCCTGCGCGTCGTCGCCGTGCCTCTACGGAGGACGATGCAAGGTCGTGCCAGAAGGTAGCGACTACACCTGCGAATGCGTCGGGCCGAGTCTGAGTGGCAAACGCTGCGAGTTCGGCAGATACTGCAGCCCCAATCCGTGCATACACGGCGGAGTGTGCGAGGAAGGCAACAACGGGCCGATATGCAAGTGCCAAGGATTCACCGGTGATCGTTGCGAGACGGACGTGAACGAATGCGACGCGAACCCCTGTACGAACGGCGGCACCTGTGTCAACGAGATTGGCACGTACAGATGCATCTGTCCGCCGAATATGACCGGTCTGAACTGCGGGAACCCGGCTTACTCGACGCCAATCATATCCAGCCACTTCAACATCACCTGGGAGCAGCTGATGTGGATAGGGGTCGCGGTGGTACTGAACCTCTTCTTGATCATCCTGTTCGTAGCGTTCAGAAAGATCCGTATGAAGCGCACCAGGGCTAGGGCGAACAACATCAACAACGAGACCAGGAAGCAGATCGTCCTGAACTCGGCCAGGCCGCACGAGCACGAATTCAAGCGAAGTTCGAAGCTGAGCAACTTGGAAGTTATACAGGTATCAGGATCAACGTAGACTTTGTTATACTTTTTTGGTTTTTATTTTGCCAGCAGCACCGACGATTAAAACACGCATGCCTCTAATCATTTCAATCGTTACCAGTGCCAGTGAGTAGAGGACTCTAGAGTTCgtctattatttttttgttcatttccgTGCCGTTTCTTCTTGGTTTGCGACCATCGTATCTCCCGCCCCCTTATCCAGCGAGTGACGCGTGCATTGAGTTTAAGGTTTTCGTGTGATTCTTTGTTTGCAGAGAGAACCTCCCCAATGCCCTCCCCGACCCGCCTCCTATACCCCCAGTTCGAACAACGAGCCGGCCGCCTACGGTAACTCGGCGGCCGTCGCTCTGAATAACCTGGACACCCTGCGCAGCTACGGTAGCGCCGGCGACGAGCTAGAAAATTTCCCGCCAGACTATTTGAGAAACCTGAACCGAACCACCCCGGTCCCGCCTCCCTCCTTAACTCTCGCTAACCCAGTCGGCGGAAACGCTACAGGCAGCGACACGGATAGCCTCCATAAGCCGACGTGGCAAGAACAGATGCAACTAGCTTCCTTCATCACGGACACGACCAAGATCAAGAACGGTGAGTAGTATGCGTTGCTGATCCCCCTCGCTCATCGTAGCTTTTTACTACTTTTGTTTTCGCTTGCGGCATGCATCGTGGGTGGAActagcttcttcttcttccttcacTGTCGTCTCCTAGCGACCCTCCGTCTGCCCCCTCCCTCTTCTCAGTATCTTTTAGCATCTTCGACGTCTAACTTCTTCATCTCTGACCACTGTTTTTTCGTATTAGGCTAGTTGGAAAGTTCTGTCGTGACCGTTCTCGACGCGTTACGTAACGGACGAGTAAGTTCGTAGACGATCCTCGCGTCCCGTTCGGATGCGAGTACGAAGACTCACTCGGTTGACGTTATCTGGAAGTACTAGGTTTGCGAACTGCTAGATACGTAGGATTGAGATCCGGTGAAACGAAGTAGAACGTAATTTAAACCCCTTGCTTTGCAACGTCGAGTCTGATCCTGGACAATTTCGTGCTAAATTTGACGAGTCTGAAGATTATTCTGTTCACGACTGCGTGGTTTGCCAAGAAAATCGTAAGGGTGCGATCctaatgatttaattagaaCACGATTTCGAGTCGAAAAGTTAAAGAGATCATTGTCGTGGACATCTGCGATTCTCTTGTGGACGAAGTAACAGAGTAAGGTcagtttttatgaaaaatgtgCAGTACTGTCGGTTCTCAGCTAAACGAGTAGTATACCTCAGCCTCTGGACCAACTAGAGTAGCATTCCTAATTAGACAAGTAGAGTATAACACCATCCTCTACAAAATTTGAACTTCAGTTTCGTAGTATCCTTTATTTGCTGTCCTTTTTCAAAGTATGAATACAgtcagtaaaatattttcgtacatGCGTTGTCTCTGATCATAAAAGTGGTATATGACTCGCTGTTGGTCAATAGACAAGTAACTCATTcctaaacaatgaaataacgtAACTGTTACGGTCAAGCCCCTAGAATGCTGTTTGTCCCTTATCAGGTTGTAAAACACGTTCTACAAGATAAAGTAGACAGCCCATGTAAACCGATCGTGCTAACAGTTGTTCGACACGAAAGATAACGTCGGTACGGTAGACGCTACAGAACTTCCACCTACCCCTAGTACTGTTTCCTCTTTCCATCATCTCAATACGAATACCCAGAAGAGTATGCTGACTTGGGCGTGTAGCGAATTGAAATTAACACTGGTGTATCGTATTGTGTGCGCTAACAGACCTGAAACGAGCGAGCCCAGTGGTACCAGAGCTGACCACTGGAGGACTTCTACTAAATTCTTCTCGACGCGTGCCTCATGGAGGTGGGACCTCCGTGACCTCCATGACGTCTATCGAGGATGATCCTCGTATTGTCGGTGGTAAGTCCGAGTAACTAGTATGCCTGAAAGATTGACGATGATATCACAGATATTTGGGTCGCTTCGCTTCTCGCTGTACCTATTATCTCTTTTGGCCAgtctttactttttattttaacctTCCACCCCCCCCTTTTTTCACCGCTCCAACCATCCACGTAACAAAGACACGTACACGTACAAATGATACACGCACAGAGCTAAGAAACAGACAGGATACACACAAGGCTTCTCTCTTCCGCTCCGTATCGCGGCGCTAGATCGTCGCATGTAGCGTGTCGGAGTACAGTTGTTGTCTGCAATGCTTTTAGGGTATCACTGGGACTGTTCAGACTGGGTCAGGCCAAGTCAAAACCCCCTACCTAACATCACGGAGGTACCCGGAAGCGAAGTTCCAGATTCGTCCAGCTTCCACAGCAATGAGAGTAACGAATCAAACACTCATCAGCTACCGTCAGGTGAGTAGCGGCGTAGCGTGCACGTTTCACCGCTTCTACCTGCACTCGCATAACTAACTTCAGACTCTTATAATCACCATTTCATCTGTACCACTCGCCTCTTAACGTACCGACGCCTGAATGAAACGACTAACGAAACCACGAAATATATCTTCGTAGGATCTACCGAGTTCTATCTGGAAACCAGAAAGCAACGACTATCCAGCTTCTCTTTTCATAACTATCGGTCCCACACTTACGCTGCAATGAATTCTGTACATAAGTAGACAAACGACACGCCTTACTATCACTGCAGCTTACCCTAAAACGCAATCTACTTCTGCTTTCCGGTGAACCACACCGGCGAATGCTAAATCAGATCGTAATCGAACCGCGGGAGCCCTCTTAATCCCAGTCCTAAGTACCGTTTAATCGCATGTTCGTCATCCGGATCGATACGGTGTAATCCTCGCAATCTTCGATCATTCTACCAATGAATTCAGAATACCGTTTCGAGGATTCCATCAAGTATCTGTCACGTTGACGAGCGTGTTAATTCGATCGTCGAAGGCAACCGGAACCTGATCGATCCGTTGATTTCCAGTGCACGGCTCTGTAGATCCCGGGAGGGACATCGAGACGCTGAACGAAGACCAGGAGTCGGAGTACGTCGGCGACTCGGAATGCGGGACCGAGTTCTCGGAGCAGTATCACTGCACGGAGACGCAGCGACTGAATCCGCTGGACAGCGGCGGCGAGGGTGAATACAAGTACAAGGGTTCCGAGAGCTATCTCCGTCACCCGAACTCGTACTTGCCCCATTACAACATCCACACGGACACGGAGAACGAGACGAACCCGTTGAACGGACGTCTCAGCACCCTAGAATCtgacgaggaggaggacgacgtAGTGCCTTATGGTTTCCCGAGCACGCGACGGAACCGATGCCACAAGGGGGACGAAGCCGACGAGATCGGCTCGGTGATCACCACCTTGGAAGAGAGGAACTCGTTGCTGGGCGGCGCGACCAGCAACAGCGACCTGTCCACCAATCTCTGCGAGATCGACGACTCCGAGTACGAGATCGCCGAGCAGAAGAGCAATGGCCGCCTATGGTTGTCGGGGAACGGTATCACGCAGACCTCGGTGTGACGAACAGCGGTGACACCGTTTCAGGGCCGACTGAACGTGATCGTGTTCCTTCTGTGCTCATCGAGGAAGACTTCGAGTGCGCATCTTTGTGAATATTACGACAATTTTTTTGTACATACGTAACATTATCAGCGTAGAtaggaagggagagagagagagagagagagagagagagatgatgCGTGAAAGAGAGAATGTGTACAGAGGCAGCTACGATGTAAGGAAAATGGCGGACATGGGTAATGAATTCCCGTGATGGCCGGGGGACACGTCTGACGTAGACTATCGTGGAATTTTTGGGGATGAATCTCGATGTTTGAGGAACAAGGAATCTGGTTGGCTACGTTGGAACTTTTAATGTTCTTTCCTTTGAATGAAGGATGATTGTACGATTATTTGTTGTTATCCTGTCGTCGAAGATATGTGTTGCATTACGccgaatgaaattgtttgaagTCGAGAAGCGTCTCTGAAAATTTCACTGGAGCTAGAGTCGAGCCAGATGCTAGCTCTCCTAGCGAGCCAACGATGTACGTTCACTCCCATGCTGGGTACATCGTACCTCAAATCTCCTATGTAGGTAGAGCTTAGGTACTGACGTAAGTACTTAATTCCTCGAAGAAATTCCATGGAGCGGCGATGCAGGAAAACGGACGCAATATTTGGGGAGCAAAGTATTCTTTCCGCGCGATACTTTGCGTTCACACGCTGTTATATCGTGAAACGCGACGCACGTCTTTTCGGTATATAAGACACAACAAGGATTCTCATTCGATTGCAATTGTTCTGACGCGGGCCCCTCCGGCGTCCAGGGAAATCCGTTTGTAACGTTGACCTTTTTCTGTTTCCTCAATTCTACCAAAGGGGATGAGGTTTTAGTGAAAtggatttattatattactacgGCAACTGTTGTGCGAAACTATTACGGACATAAGGAGTTTTCTCTCGGATTGAGAATGGAATTCGTTGCTTGTGGGAGGATAAATGTTAATCACGACCGCGTCGTCAGACcaatgattattatttaatgacCTATCGTTTAAAAACCTTCAGACACGTTTGATCCACGACACGCTATATTGATTTCAGCGCGACGAAAACGAAATGGTGACGAGAAGGGAAGCGGGGAGAGAAACATGGAAGAATGGTACATAGGtacatttctgtatttttactATTTGCTAACCGACATTATTTTGGTTACGTACAAGGTGAACCGCGACGGActacttaaataattataaaggaTAAGTACACAGCGTAGTCTAGCgagtaaaatgaataaattgacTCTAGtgaaagaaatgaagaatataaatgGAACAGTGCGCTCTACTTCTAGGGGagcgaatatatatatatatattatatatatctgTGCGTCGTTCGCGCCCAAGCGTTTATCCGCGGCGAAGCACGATAGTTAAATGGAGACAAATGGAAAcagattaatgaaaatatttttactgtgatgataataatgtttatacgATGATCAAATACTATGACTTGTATCATAATGATTGTAATATTAACTATCCGACGTTTTATAAAAAGGGAAGAAATTAAGCAAGATAACGGAGGATAGTGTTCCTCCCTCGTATGTACGTAAGCTAAGTCAACGTTCCGTTCGTTCAACTTCCGtttcttttgatatttttacctttatatgttttttttttctctctctcttatcTTGttctcctttctttctattattaatcattaatcttAATCGTTTTCCGTTCACAcgaaatttcttcttctttcatcAGTCACCATCAGTTCTCGACGAAACATAACCGTATACATGGTGCTACTACTTACATCACGCTTTAACATTCATCTACTCTCCGATAAGACTGCTCAGCGATGCAAAACACACAGAAGACAtccacacatacacacacgtacATTTAGACACAgccacacgcgcgcgcgcagtTCATGGATTAACTCATAGTTCTCACGCGATTTAATCTCATCCTCCGAATCTGTCCATGTTGATTCTAACGAGACGTTTCTCTTAAACTGCCAATCGTTAATGccatatttataaacaatgcATTTCTATTGATTGATTTGTGTAGCCGACACAAAGGATCAAGAAAACTTATTTCCGTGCCTAAATGTTCATTAGAACACTGTGTACTTCCATGCAGAATACTTTTTATTAAAGTAATCTAGCGGCAGCTTAATATTCGGTGAAGTGTACGCgagtttttatatatatatacatattcatacatatatatatatatatatgtatatatatttttccccCTCTCCTTGTTTCTTGTACGCGTAGAATTTCCCTATTAAATTCACTTTTCTTCTTATGTTCCTGTCCGGCGACGGACGCCAGCCATTTTGTTTAATTCTACACTTAGTGggttaaaataacaattaaagCCACGTTTAAACGACAACGCGAAACAGGGTGACTTCTTCTTTGCGTTCGACCAAGGGGCGTGAAACGATCAAATTGTCTCGTTCTTTGCGTGGATTCATGAAACAGCTGTGCCTCCCCTCTCTGAAATTTCAGTGCGACAACGGACACGCGGATACAATTGACCCTAgacaatttattctatattaGAATGAGAATAAGGATATTGTACAGTTTTAACTTAACAAATTGTATCGGGAAAGAACATCCAAGCCAAGCAGTGAAAGTTTCAGTTTGCGTCGAAGCACAGTGAATTTCCTTAACTGTTAAGATTaggtttattttttaattgcgaaCCGACGGGCCGAGGGACGGGGCTTGATCAACAAAACGTGTGCGCCCTGTCGACATCGGTGAGACCCGATCGAGGTTTTAGTAGCAGCGAAACGATCCGATTGTAAAGATAAGGAAGAGAGGAACACGCAATATTTTGTAGGAGCTTCTGATCGATTAGCGACGTTAATTAaggtttttcttttgtaatggaACGTTTCTTCCTACGAGGATGGTAGACTTTAATGATTTCAATTCGCTTAACGATCCAAGCAATCGGAATTGATCGAAGAAACATACGACTgtccattcttttttttttttttttttttacttcgcGCGTTACGAAACACTTCCACCGTTTTCTCTGAATTATGTTTACctacgttttctttttcttttttttttatacttgaTTACATTCGCAGACTAATGAACAGTTCTATTTTTACGTTTCACTTTATCACGAACTTGCCATAATTGTACAATTGTGAGAAAAGAAGAGTATAGAACGAAacaagggaaaaaaggaaacgttaTGTGGGTACAACTTCCAAATTCACCGTAAACACTTTAGCCCCGCTAATAGAATACATATCGATTATCATGGAATCTTTCAGACAGTGAGGAACTTGACTTGTTATAATTATAAGGctataattaatttgtacaaGATCAACCTATtgtaataaagaaaacaatctTGCCTACGGTTTTGTACTGTTATATTACTCCATAGGTTCTACCCTAATTTTCCACATTTCTCCCGAGATTTGTCAACGTTTTAGTTAATATTTCAGTAAACTCCGTCTATTGTACAGAATGTTCTTTTAATGGTGAAGAAGAAggttttataaatgtaaaacagTCGTTTTATTCGGGAGAcacttttatagaaaataattacaactaATTGGTTGCATTGGTAACATCTTAAACTAAGTATAAACTAATGTTTCTCTAATGCTAAAGTTAACAACTCGTTCATTGGCGTTAACAATATTCGGGGATCTTCGATTAAACCGGCACCAACCATGCTGCTCATAAACAGCTAACAtggaatgaataaatatattaatttacaagACACTCGATATcgataaaagtataattaaaaaacataCCTGTTGAATGAGAAGATCTGCCAGCTTGGTATCTGTCTTTATCAACTGGCACAGCTTTTTAATGATAGGATGATTAGGATTAATTTCCAAGCGTGGTTGGAGGACAGAGTACCGCAGCTCTTCATCCATTTGGTGAGTCTGCGTCCGGACAAAATGCCTAGCAGCCGTCATGTCTGTCACCGTCACAACACAGGGATGCGATTCAAGACGTGTAGTCGTTTTAATGTCGTATGCCTTTTTCGGTAAAACGTTTCTCATATAAGCTATGAGATTGTTGATTTCTTCCTGATTGATTAGATCTAAacgaatgtaaaaaaatgttaaaacaaatatactagaatatttacaaattatcaTAATTTAAACGACTCACTGAGATCGTTAGATTTATTCGTGTCGTCGCGCATTTCTTTTTCAACAGAACTCAGAGAATAGGTTTTGTAATTTCGTAATTGCATTAGAACTAGCTCGTCGTACGGTTCGTAACAAAATAATACTTCCACATTACGTTTCTTCAAGGATTCATAATACGGCGACTGCTCGGCTAGAGTTCGACtagtagaaaaattataatatttatttatgaaaatttttaactaaTTTGTTCGATTAGAAATAATTAGTTTCTTACCTGGGCGCTGATAAATAATATATGGTCGTTTGATCTGCCGGTATACATTTGCAATAATCATCTATGCTAACTAATTCTTTAGGTGGCTTTGCAGATGACTCGAATCTTAAAAGTGACGCTAttgtttccttctctctctgaTCTTGACTGCTGACAATACCTTCCTTCAAGAAAATACCATAGTCTTTATAGAATTCATTATATGACTCAGCCTCTTTCTGAGATCGTTCGTTCAAAAATTTCAGAATGCGCAATGTTAAAACACTCCTCAATTTTCTGGAATTGAAATGAGttgtagaaaataaaaggaattattatttatgtgcgaataacaaattttgtatttcatacCCAATTAAAGCACTGTTCTGCAATAATTCCCGGCTTAGATTAAGCGGAATGTCTTCGGAATCTACGACACCTTTAACGAAACGTAGCCATTTcggtaaaatattttctgctttgcttttaattaaaatttttcgacTGTATAAAGAGACACCGCTATTTGTGTCCCTAGCCAAGTCAAATAATCCTGGTTTTTCCTCAGAGAAATACAATAATGCTCTAATACTCAAAGGAACATCAGTAGTGTAATGTAATAAGAATCGCGGAGAGTCGAAACAGTTCCCAATAAATCTATAGAATTCGGCGTGCTGAAGCTGCGTAATGTCTTTTGGATCAAGCATCCAAAGCggctaaaaatgaaaaatgaataaacgtGACGCAagtgataaatataaaacattttcctCAAATTTACCTGAATTGTGTTAACTCTCGTGCCATTAACATAAATAGGAATACTGACGAAGTTACTATATTTCTTAATGATACCTGTGACATATTGAAATAATCGTTAGTGatcgttaaaatattaaaaaacaattcaatGAACTCACTATTAATTGTAGTTTCGTCGCTAAATTCACGAGAATCAACTTTCATATGG
It contains:
- the Trap1 gene encoding TNF receptor associated protein 1 gives rise to the protein MATALRLRLALKLGRSLSRPLSRNFERDYLERQCRRLSANCSIRCFSSQTATQTTEQHNIIKDTEKPTGETVKHEFKSETQMLLQIVAKSLYSEKEVFIRELISNASDAIEKLRYVRLSDNEASETAGNRNLEIHIATDKQNRTLTIQDTGIGMTREELISHLGTIARSGSKAFLEKLKESQNASDTSQIIGQFGVGFYSVFMVADKVELFTKSFKKDSEGLCWTSDGSGTFEISTADGVQPGTKIVIHMKVDSREFSDETTINSIIKKYSNFVSIPIYVNGTRVNTIQPLWMLDPKDITQLQHAEFYRFIGNCFDSPRFLLHYTTDVPLSIRALLYFSEEKPGLFDLARDTNSGVSLYSRKILIKSKAENILPKWLRFVKGVVDSEDIPLNLSRELLQNSALIGKLRSVLTLRILKFLNERSQKEAESYNEFYKDYGIFLKEGIVSSQDQREKETIASLLRFESSAKPPKELVSIDDYCKCIPADQTTIYYLSAPSRTLAEQSPYYESLKKRNVEVLFCYEPYDELVLMQLRNYKTYSLSSVEKEMRDDTNKSNDLNLINQEEINNLIAYMRNVLPKKAYDIKTTTRLESHPCVVTVTDMTAARHFVRTQTHQMDEELRYSVLQPRLEINPNHPIIKKLCQLIKTDTKLADLLIQQLFMSSMVGAGLIEDPRILLTPMNELLTLALEKH